A region of Necator americanus strain Aroian chromosome I, whole genome shotgun sequence DNA encodes the following proteins:
- a CDS encoding hypothetical protein (NECATOR_CHRI.G1118.T1) yields the protein MVAAAGTGAVATAERRQPLVLPQSTPAASRERAWPAEGQRSMCVYVCLRSDRSGDVVVDDDDDRIQLSAMSPPVDYRQSATKSLLISAAKIDYWASRNTTHTKKIVRLFVS from the coding sequence ATGGTAGCAGCAGCGGGAACTGGAGCAGTAGCGACAGCAGAGCGTCGGCAACCGCTCGTTCTCCCACAGTCGACGCCGGCAGCTTCGAGGGAGAGGGCGTGGCCAGCCGAGGGTCAACGAtcgatgtgtgtgtatgtgtgcctCCGAAGTGACCGCAGCGGCGACGTCGtcgtcgacgacgacgatgatcGCATTCAGCTGTCAGCAATGTCGCCTCCAGTCGACTATAGGCAATCTGCCACAAAAAGTCTGCTAATTAGTGCGGCTAAAATAGACTACTGGGCTTCACGGAATACTACGCACACTAAAAAGATCGTAAGGTTATTTGTTTCTTAG